A segment of the Zingiber officinale cultivar Zhangliang chromosome 8B, Zo_v1.1, whole genome shotgun sequence genome:
AGGGAACCTTCACCAATACTGGTTTGTATACTCCCTTACCAATTCCCGAAGCCCCTTGTTATGAGGTTAGCATGGCTTTCGTATTGGGTTTACCTCGCACCCAACGGACCGCAAACTCTATTCTAATTGTGGTGGATCGATTCTCCAAGATGGCTCACTTTGTGGCATGCAAAAAAATCATGGATACTATTCGGATTGTCACCCTCTTCTTCAAAGAGATTGTGTGTTTACATGGTATTCCTCAAACTATTACTTCAGATCGTGATACTAAATTTGTCAGTTAATTTTGGAAGactttatgggaaaagctagggaCAAAGCTAAACTTCAGCAGCGCCTAtcaccctcagacagatggtcagactgaGATAGTGAATCAGAGCTTAGGAAATCTTCTAAGATGTCTCACAGGAACCAAACCGAAGCAATGGGATCTAGTTTTACCTCAAACAGAATTCGCATACAATAGATCAAAGAACATGACCACTGGTTTGAGTCCTTTCGAAGTTGTTTATGGACGAAACCCATCTAGGGTACTGGATTTAGTTCCTATTTCGCATCCCGGACAAACTAACCCCAAGGCTGAGGAGATGATTGAGCATCTTCGAGTTATTCATGAGCAGGTTAAGCAAGCTATTCAAGAAAGCAACACTGAATACAAGATCAGGGCAGATCGACATCGATGTCAGGTTCTTTTTGGCATTGGTGATATGGTTTGGGCTGTATTAACTCGTCACTGTTTCCCTATTGGTGAATACAACAAGCTCAAAGATCGAAAGATTGGACCTTACGAGATACTAGAAAAGATTAATGACAATGCCTACATGTTGCGACTTCCTAGCCATTTAAAAACTTCTGATGTTTTTTAATGTAAAATACCTAAGTCATTGTGCTCGGGAGCCGGATACACCCACCTTAAACTCAAGGATAAGTTCTCTTCAACTCCAAGCGACTGATGCAAGAGATAAtccaaaattaagatttttttaagtagttatccgttaattaaatttagtttagtttttatatttaattttattctaAATCTTAGGAACCGAGTCttgatagttaatttatcctaaatcttagagagtaagtctagttggttatttttctgtttagatttttttttagggttttgagagctatataaaccgatgcttagatgatgtttggggacaagttattttgatattaaatcaattggtttcactTAAGCCACGTTACGACTacatctcttttgttctttatttcccgctcttattttctcaagaaggtTTTGTTTTTTAAATCTATCTTGTGCTACTTCTTATTTCGTTATTTCTCTCTTGTTTTTTCTTAATCTCTCTGTAACTTCACGCCTTAGAATAATCTGTATTCTACTCGGTGTCAGTTCGttctatatatttatttaattctcctaattatatttattctctcaaatattaatttaatttactatattaaaaaataaaaaaaatttgaattcgaattaaaaattttcaaatacatTAGTTAAAGAAATCAAGAATATTAGCCATCAAATACATTTAATGGTTATTTGTTGACTCACTAATGTGATTTCAAAAGTACTTTTGTAtagtatttttaataaataactgTTTGTTTCATGGCGTAGCGAGACGATGGATGTATAATATTTTTAGCGTAATAGTCAGAAGTTGATTTTCAGAAATTGATGATCTGGGGTTTATCCTATCATGTGCCTATGACTTGTATATCTATATGTACCTCACTCCATATCCATAGCGTCAGTACTAAAAGGACCATTAATGTAGCcttgtacctccctccatatttaTAGGGTCGGTACTAAAGTGGTCGTTAAGGTAGcggatttataatttttttaataaacaatttaagcatttaaaaagaaaaataaagaataattaaattgagaaaaataaaaattttatataaataaataattgcaTTTATTGCCCTAATAAATAGCACATGTGCAATACTTAATCGATGTATTTAACCATGTTACAAAACTGTCGTCTGGTGGTCCCTTTTGAGTTAGAACAATACAAGATTGCAAATTTTGAATAATCatataaaataatgaaaaattaattaaatgttttCCGATTGAATAAGAATAATTGTGCGAGTTTTAGAATATAATAACTGTGGCTTCTTTAATTCAAGGTGTTTCATCAAATAAAAGGTCTCCTAAAATTTTGATAATCGAGTAAAATACAAGTCATCTGATGTAATtgttatatattttcaaaatattagtaTTGATAATAAATGTAAAGAAGATAATCtctaataaaattaatatcatgtttgaaTAAACCCTAGggcaatttatttaatatttaaattacacattttatatatatatatatatatatatatatatatatatatatatatatatatatatatatatatatatacggttttgatatcctgcgcgccgcacagtgcgcgactgtgcgcgcgcgcaggatatcagtgattttaatttgttttttatttttttttttaatttttgaattaaaaaaaataattaaaaaattttttaaaaattttatttttagggttcaggctttgggtatagtgttaaagttatttttttttttagattttacctttggGGTTTAGGCTtttcaattaggttatagtgtttggttttaaaaaaaaattaaaatagcttTTATTTAAgcttttattgagtattgtaatatgttaaggggatatattaaggtattaaaaatttatataaggaaatgttaaattttttaattaattttttaaatttaaaatattaaaaaaattaaaaaaataaaaaaaaattgaccgatctcctgcgcgcgcgcacagtcgcgcactgtgcgagcgcgcaggagatcaaaactctatatatatatatatatataatacaacaAAAACAGTAAAAGgtgattttatttattattttagattGTAACATCTACTTTTATGCACTTTAGATCCTCTGTCCCTATTTCTTTATTCCTCATGTCTTATTATCGATcggattaatcaaattaaatttcaaagaTACTTTGTACATCATAAGGATACTGTATATattttaaagatgtcatgatgccttAAATTCGATCGACAATGGGacataagagagaaaaaaaaatgaggacagaggatctgaactaGTTTTTATGATATTATTCATTTATGAAGCTAGCGTACTTGTCGACGATCTCCGAGATGAACTGGATCAGCTTCTCCGGCGTCGACATCATCGCCATGTGGTCGGCCTCCTCGATCACCCTCACCTCGTTCACCGGGTAGTTCTCGATCATCCACCGCTGGAAGCTCGCCTGCAGCCCCTCGTCCTTCTCGCACACGACGAACACCTTAGCCACCGAGCCATACCCCGGCGCCGAGAGCGGCGACAACGAGTCCAGTTCCTTCGCGAACAGGGAAGACGGCCTCAAAAGCGTCATGGCCAAGGCAAAATCCTTCACCAAGATGCGATTTTGTTAGAAGTAGTAGAGAGGTGAATGTGACGATGATGTTCCTCTGCCTATGAGCGGAGCCATACCTCCGGCGGTGAGCGATTGTAAAGGCGGGACACGAACTTGGGGCCTAACACCATCGACAGAGGGCCGTTCTCCTTGTCCCCGACCGTGCCGAATTGGGTATCCAACCAAAGCGGCAAGGTCGGATCTTCCAGGTGGGCCTTCGCAAGAACAGAATTCAATCAAAACGTACGCACGCTCAAAGgtagattttgaaaaaaatcaaGACTCGTTTAGCTTACTCACCTTGTTATAGACGAACGAGGGAGGATGAACGGTGTCGGGCAAGAAGGCAGTGACGAAGACGCCGACGGCGACCTTGTGTGGGAACCTGTCCATGGCGAAGGCGATGTTGAGACCCCCAAGGCTGTGGCCGACGAGGACGACGCGCTCGCCCTGGGGTAGCGCGGCCAGGAGGTCGATCAGGGGCTGGTTGTAGTCGGC
Coding sequences within it:
- the LOC122016432 gene encoding methylesterase 1-like — protein: MADARSNRSHHIVFVHGASHGAWCWYKLISLLRSAGHRVTALDLAASGIDERRFSDLRNFADYNQPLIDLLAALPQGERVVLVGHSLGGLNIAFAMDRFPHKVAVGVFVTAFLPDTVHPPSFVYNKAHLEDPTLPLWLDTQFGTVGDKENGPLSMVLGPKFVSRLYNRSPPEDFALAMTLLRPSSLFAKELDSLSPLSAPGYGSVAKVFVVCEKDEGLQASFQRWMIENYPVNEVRVIEEADHMAMMSTPEKLIQFISEIVDKYASFINE